A DNA window from Leptolyngbya sp. KIOST-1 contains the following coding sequences:
- a CDS encoding Gfo/Idh/MocA family protein: MAETSLKVAVVGTGFGQKVHIPGLQAHHRTEVVAVYHRNLAQAQAIAAAHRIPHACDTVEAVVALPEVDAVTIATPPFLHHAQAQTVLAAGKHLLLEKPTALSVTEAQAIAELARDRQRVATLDFEFRFVPAWQHLAERLAEGYVGNLRFVNITWTVPGRADPSRAWNWYARQDQGGGALGAFASHSFDYITWLFGPIQRLCARLSTAIPHRPDPATGELKPVDADDTCSLMLDLANGAPCQVAISSVTYAGRGHWVEAYGDRGTLVLGSDNLSDYVHGFKLWGSQGGAPLAEIPIPDRLQFPTTYSDGRIAPFVRVVNHWVSDIDRGFATAPSIWDGVRSQQLMDLAHASHRQNTWVEVSPLPDQV; this comes from the coding sequence ATGGCAGAAACTTCCCTCAAGGTGGCGGTGGTGGGCACCGGCTTTGGTCAGAAGGTGCACATTCCAGGTTTACAGGCGCACCACCGCACCGAAGTGGTGGCGGTGTACCACCGCAATCTGGCCCAGGCCCAGGCGATCGCCGCCGCCCACCGCATCCCCCACGCCTGCGACACCGTCGAGGCCGTGGTGGCCCTGCCGGAGGTAGACGCCGTCACCATTGCCACGCCCCCCTTTCTGCACCACGCCCAGGCCCAAACCGTGCTTGCCGCCGGTAAGCACCTGCTGCTCGAAAAACCCACGGCCCTGTCGGTGACCGAGGCCCAGGCCATTGCCGAACTGGCCCGCGATCGCCAGCGGGTGGCCACCCTGGACTTTGAGTTTCGCTTTGTGCCCGCCTGGCAGCACCTGGCCGAACGGCTAGCCGAGGGCTATGTCGGCAACCTGCGGTTCGTCAACATCACCTGGACGGTGCCGGGCCGCGCCGATCCCAGCCGCGCCTGGAACTGGTATGCCCGCCAGGACCAGGGAGGCGGGGCCCTGGGGGCGTTTGCCTCCCACAGCTTTGACTACATTACCTGGCTGTTTGGCCCCATTCAGCGGCTGTGCGCCCGCCTCAGTACCGCCATTCCCCACCGCCCTGACCCGGCCACAGGTGAGCTCAAGCCCGTCGATGCCGACGACACCTGTAGTTTGATGCTGGACCTGGCGAATGGTGCCCCCTGCCAGGTCGCCATCAGCTCGGTCACCTACGCTGGCCGCGGCCACTGGGTGGAGGCCTACGGCGATCGCGGCACCCTGGTGCTGGGCAGCGACAACCTCAGCGACTACGTCCACGGCTTCAAGCTCTGGGGCAGTCAGGGGGGAGCACCCCTGGCCGAAATTCCGATTCCCGATCGGCTCCAGTTTCCCACCACCTACAGCGATGGTCGCATCGCCCCCTTTGTGCGGGTGGTCAACCACTGGGTCAGCGATATCGATCGGGGCTTCGCCACCGCCCCTTCCATTTGGGACGGGGTGCGATCGCAGCAGCTGATGGATTTGGCCCACGCCTCCCATCGGCAAAACACCTGGGTCGAGGTGTCTCCACTCCCAGATCAGGTATAG
- a CDS encoding efflux RND transporter periplasmic adaptor subunit, with protein MQVPLIGKVRRPLVWLLAGLAAATLVAGSVGFGLWRSRQTAYDVEALTAQAAIEPLTVRVSASGTVRPVQTVNLSPENAGILEELFVEQGDRVEAGQPIARMRSRDTAAQVAQNRAAVAEAEAALADLRRGSRPEEIAQAEAGVTANQAQVRDAQARLDLASSELARRQALFERGAVAATDLDTAAREQRSAQAALEQAQARVLESQRRVADLRQGPRTEAIAQAEARLAQARAQLSGAQVRQDETLIRAPFGGVVTQKFATEGAFVTPTTSASDLSSATSTAIVALAEDLEVLAEVPEADISLIEPGQAVEVVADAFPEQTFRGRVTLVAPEAISRQNVTLFQVRIELLDGKEQLRSNMNVNVAFIGDQLADALVVPTVAVVTQAGETGVLVPGATPRDIQFQPVTLGPQVGNQIQIVNGLEAGDRVFIDLPPGRTLENITLRQDR; from the coding sequence ATGCAGGTTCCTCTGATCGGTAAGGTGCGTCGTCCGCTGGTTTGGCTGCTGGCCGGGCTGGCCGCCGCCACGCTTGTAGCGGGCTCGGTGGGGTTTGGCCTCTGGCGCAGCCGCCAGACAGCCTACGATGTGGAGGCCCTGACCGCGCAGGCGGCGATCGAACCGCTGACGGTGCGGGTGAGCGCCAGCGGCACGGTGCGCCCGGTGCAGACGGTCAACCTCAGCCCCGAAAATGCCGGAATTTTGGAAGAACTTTTCGTAGAACAGGGCGATCGCGTCGAGGCGGGCCAGCCCATTGCCCGCATGCGCAGCCGCGACACCGCGGCCCAGGTGGCCCAGAACCGGGCGGCGGTGGCCGAAGCCGAGGCGGCCCTGGCGGATCTGCGCCGGGGCAGCCGCCCCGAGGAAATTGCCCAGGCCGAGGCGGGGGTGACGGCCAACCAGGCCCAGGTACGCGACGCCCAGGCGCGGCTCGATCTGGCCAGCAGCGAGCTGGCTCGCCGCCAGGCCCTGTTTGAGCGGGGAGCGGTGGCCGCCACCGACCTGGACACCGCCGCCCGCGAGCAGCGCAGCGCCCAGGCCGCCCTGGAGCAGGCCCAAGCCCGCGTCCTTGAGTCCCAGCGGCGGGTGGCAGACCTGCGCCAGGGGCCGAGAACCGAGGCGATCGCCCAGGCCGAGGCCCGCCTGGCCCAGGCCCGCGCTCAGCTTTCCGGCGCCCAGGTGCGGCAGGACGAAACTCTGATTCGAGCCCCCTTTGGCGGCGTGGTGACGCAGAAATTTGCCACCGAGGGGGCGTTTGTCACCCCCACCACCTCGGCCTCCGATCTGTCATCGGCGACCTCGACGGCGATCGTGGCCCTGGCCGAAGACCTGGAGGTGCTGGCCGAGGTGCCCGAAGCCGATATCAGCCTGATCGAGCCGGGCCAGGCGGTGGAGGTGGTGGCCGACGCCTTCCCAGAACAGACCTTTCGCGGGCGAGTCACCCTGGTGGCCCCAGAGGCCATCTCCCGGCAGAATGTCACCCTGTTTCAGGTGCGCATTGAGCTGCTCGACGGCAAGGAGCAGCTGCGATCGAACATGAATGTCAACGTGGCCTTCATTGGCGATCAGCTGGCCGATGCTCTGGTGGTACCCACGGTAGCGGTTGTCACCCAGGCGGGCGAAACCGGGGTGCTGGTGCCCGGTGCCACCCCCCGTGACATCCAGTTTCAGCCGGTTACCCTGGGGCCCCAGGTGGGCAACCAGATTCAAATTGTCAACGGGCTGGAGGCGGGCGATCGCGTCTTTATCGACCTGCCCCCGGGCCGCACCCTGGAGAACATCACCCTCCGCCAGGACCGCTAA
- a CDS encoding DUF29 domain-containing protein: protein MSLKTSDTTTPLNAPSLYDTDFLLWIETTANLLKNRRFENLDLDNLIEEIESLGRRDKRAVLSYLTRLCEHLLKIKYWDAERQTCLRGWTIEVNNFRKEIYRLLKDSPSLRQHLLENFQFEYQDARDNVLIASDMASNLIPKEPVFSLEQALEKDWLPLAGPPKSIP from the coding sequence ATGTCGCTTAAGACCAGTGATACGACAACCCCATTAAATGCTCCATCTCTATACGACACAGACTTTCTACTGTGGATAGAGACTACCGCCAACCTGCTGAAAAATCGCAGGTTTGAGAATCTTGATCTAGACAATCTAATTGAGGAGATTGAGAGTTTGGGCAGGCGTGATAAACGAGCTGTCTTAAGCTATCTGACTCGCCTCTGCGAACATCTTCTCAAAATCAAGTACTGGGATGCAGAGCGTCAGACATGTCTTCGAGGCTGGACTATAGAGGTTAACAACTTCCGCAAAGAAATTTACCGACTTTTAAAAGACAGCCCTAGCCTGAGGCAGCATCTATTAGAGAACTTTCAGTTTGAGTATCAAGATGCCCGAGACAATGTCTTAATTGCCAGCGACATGGCCTCAAACCTGATTCCAAAAGAGCCTGTTTTTTCTCTGGAGCAGGCTCTAGAGAAAGACTGGCTACCCCTGGCTGGGCCTCCAAAATCAATACCCTAA
- a CDS encoding ABC transporter permease: MNLQESLSMATKTLAANRLRSTLTMLGIIIGNASVITMVGLGEGAQRFVNAQLETLGPNVLFVVPGSRETRQLGSLEVPRTLVLADAEAIAAQVPSVSAVAAESSGRQLVTFRNRNANVNVVGITPEFLTVRSFEVARGRFVNDLDMTRSAQVAVIGGTLQERLFDRESALGQQIRVGGVTFDVVGVLERKGSNLGLDYDDAVLVPLTTKDTRLAGGERSPYGVEVSFITVSARDRASMATAEFQITNLLRLRHNIRDEDDFYISSQDTLLTIANTITGALTIMLAAIAGISLFVGGIGIMNIMLVSVRERTQEIGLRKAIGASQGDILGQFLIEAIILSVAGGIIGTALGVSGILLIGVLSPFEAGISIGAIVIAVSISGGIGLFFGVVPARQAAKLDPIVALRTA, encoded by the coding sequence ATGAATCTGCAAGAAAGCCTGTCGATGGCGACGAAAACCCTGGCGGCCAACCGCCTGCGCAGCACCCTGACCATGCTGGGCATCATCATTGGCAACGCCTCGGTAATCACGATGGTGGGGTTGGGCGAGGGGGCGCAGCGCTTCGTCAACGCCCAGCTGGAAACCCTGGGGCCAAACGTGCTGTTTGTGGTGCCGGGCAGCCGGGAAACGCGGCAGCTGGGCTCCCTGGAGGTGCCCCGCACCCTGGTGCTGGCCGATGCGGAGGCGATCGCCGCCCAGGTGCCCTCGGTAAGCGCCGTGGCGGCGGAGTCCAGCGGTCGCCAGTTGGTCACCTTTCGCAACCGCAACGCCAACGTCAACGTGGTGGGCATTACCCCCGAATTTCTGACGGTGCGCAGCTTTGAGGTGGCGCGGGGGCGCTTCGTCAACGACCTGGACATGACCCGCAGCGCCCAGGTGGCGGTGATTGGCGGCACCCTGCAAGAGCGGTTGTTCGACCGTGAGTCGGCCCTGGGCCAGCAGATTCGGGTGGGAGGGGTCACCTTCGATGTGGTGGGCGTGCTGGAGCGCAAGGGCTCTAACCTTGGCCTCGACTACGACGATGCGGTCCTGGTGCCGCTGACCACCAAGGACACCCGCCTGGCCGGGGGCGAGCGATCGCCCTACGGCGTTGAGGTTTCGTTCATTACGGTGTCGGCCCGCGATCGCGCCAGCATGGCCACCGCCGAATTTCAGATCACCAACCTGCTGCGCCTGCGCCACAACATCCGCGACGAGGACGATTTCTACATCAGCAGCCAGGACACCCTGCTCACCATCGCCAACACCATTACCGGGGCGCTGACGATTATGCTGGCCGCGATCGCGGGGATTTCTCTCTTTGTCGGCGGCATCGGCATTATGAACATTATGCTGGTGTCGGTGCGGGAGCGGACCCAGGAAATTGGCCTCAGAAAAGCGATCGGCGCGTCCCAGGGGGACATTCTGGGCCAGTTTTTGATCGAGGCGATTATTCTCTCGGTGGCCGGGGGCATCATTGGCACTGCCCTGGGGGTCAGCGGCATTCTGCTGATTGGGGTGCTCAGCCCGTTTGAGGCTGGTATCTCCATTGGGGCGATCGTCATCGCGGTCAGCATTTCCGGCGGCATCGGGCTGTTTTTTGGCGTGGTTCCGGCCCGCCAGGCCGCCAAGCTCGACCCCATCGTGGCCCTGCGTACAGCCTGA
- a CDS encoding GNAT family N-acetyltransferase translates to MHLRLATATDIPAIATLYRETVLTHGPEYYTPAQTAAWATVDADSSSFRQFILDVTTYLVEDDTGLLGFAGLGRDGHVASAYVRHDRLHQGIGTKLMQTVLEQARRDRMPRLYAEASQFSLGLFIKFGFRQYDTEVTEHNGVQFTRHLVELIRAS, encoded by the coding sequence ATGCACCTACGCCTAGCCACCGCCACCGACATACCTGCGATCGCCACGCTGTACCGAGAAACCGTCCTCACCCACGGCCCCGAGTACTACACCCCAGCCCAAACCGCCGCCTGGGCCACCGTAGACGCCGACAGTTCCAGCTTTCGCCAGTTCATTCTCGATGTCACGACCTACCTGGTTGAGGACGATACGGGGCTGCTGGGCTTTGCGGGACTGGGCCGCGATGGCCACGTGGCCTCAGCCTACGTACGCCACGATCGCCTGCACCAGGGGATTGGGACCAAGCTGATGCAGACTGTGCTGGAGCAGGCCCGGCGCGATCGCATGCCTCGACTCTACGCAGAAGCCAGCCAGTTCAGCCTGGGTCTATTCATCAAGTTTGGTTTTCGCCAGTACGACACCGAAGTGACAGAGCACAATGGGGTTCAGTTCACCCGCCACCTGGTAGAACTCATCCGGGCGTCCTGA
- the hetR gene encoding hypothetical protein (controls heterocyst differentiation; has protease DNA-binding activity): protein MVQIRVNHDKLAKALNVSDIDFFILLLVINLIKTFGHRYGKVIDAVSVAAKFAVYLTYLEEGNNLRRTGFLHHVEPRRVKEIVSEFDTLLENGGSLCLLGSVEPSYLIGFSYIWIEKYSLKEGESVTRLFNLTESERIIIEAGFPENTPKCLLLRECDVEALIKDLHDKAQSLLHESKRTAFSEALAEHAKYRLLAAETMQEIKITKDTSAYLLLKKDYSPKGRQARMQTMIQDLTRSFRWMYSWVDGEDGIMRGIETLEIAEEQKEEALQELDQMMRAWADKYHTESDGSKIVALQFLLGPHQEMTI, encoded by the coding sequence ATGGTGCAGATCAGGGTCAATCACGACAAGCTTGCAAAAGCCTTAAACGTTAGCGATATCGATTTTTTTATACTTCTGCTGGTCATCAATCTGATCAAAACCTTTGGTCATCGCTACGGCAAGGTCATTGATGCAGTTTCAGTTGCGGCAAAATTTGCCGTCTACCTGACGTATCTGGAGGAGGGCAACAATTTAAGGCGAACGGGCTTTCTCCACCATGTCGAACCTCGACGGGTGAAAGAAATAGTCAGTGAGTTTGATACGCTGTTAGAGAATGGGGGTTCCCTCTGCCTGTTGGGCAGCGTAGAGCCGTCCTACCTAATTGGGTTTTCCTATATTTGGATTGAAAAATACTCCCTTAAAGAGGGTGAATCTGTTACCCGACTGTTTAACCTGACCGAGAGTGAACGCATAATCATAGAGGCAGGCTTTCCCGAAAATACACCAAAATGCCTGCTTCTGAGAGAGTGTGACGTTGAGGCTTTAATAAAGGATTTGCACGACAAAGCGCAATCTTTACTGCATGAGTCAAAGAGGACTGCGTTTAGCGAGGCACTGGCAGAACATGCTAAATATCGCTTACTTGCCGCAGAAACTATGCAAGAAATCAAAATCACTAAAGACACCTCAGCCTATTTACTGCTCAAGAAGGACTATTCTCCTAAGGGTAGACAGGCTCGCATGCAGACCATGATCCAAGACCTGACCCGCTCTTTTCGCTGGATGTATTCCTGGGTTGATGGCGAAGACGGTATCATGCGAGGCATTGAAACGTTAGAAATTGCGGAAGAGCAAAAAGAGGAAGCCCTACAGGAACTGGATCAAATGATGCGTGCCTGGGCCGATAAATATCACACGGAATCAGATGGCTCCAAGATCGTTGCCTTACAATTCTTGCTCGGTCCCCATCAAGAAATGACGATCTAG
- a CDS encoding RNA polymerase sigma factor RpoD/SigA, with protein MSRISGEAPTVTLANSFCIDGLFTLGGGEMGGEGSDHLGYLKRYPMLKHEEEVELGQRVRRMVDYHGPIPQKIAKEGIAAKQRMIEGNLRLVVYIAKKYLGRGLDLDDLVSEGIIGLNRAVEKFEPARGYRFSTYSCWWIRQSITRALANQGQSIRIPMHVVEKLNRVKKWQHQFQLEFNQPPTQTEMELFLAEELGMDFADFQKLVLMTQRNPSLDASLNNDDSDFNLGNSLRDECHERAVESLESTYELEDILGQANLTERELKVLTLHFNHNQSLNDIGRQYLGGVTRERVRQIKVAALKKCRHAIALRD; from the coding sequence TTGTCTCGAATCAGCGGAGAAGCACCAACGGTTACGCTCGCTAACAGTTTTTGCATCGATGGATTGTTTACTTTAGGAGGCGGAGAAATGGGTGGAGAAGGTTCAGATCATCTAGGATATCTCAAGCGATACCCAATGCTGAAGCATGAAGAAGAGGTTGAGCTGGGACAAAGAGTCCGAAGAATGGTAGATTACCATGGACCCATTCCTCAGAAAATTGCTAAAGAAGGAATTGCAGCTAAACAGCGCATGATTGAAGGCAATTTGAGACTGGTTGTCTACATCGCCAAAAAATATCTTGGCAGAGGTCTAGATCTGGATGATTTAGTCTCGGAGGGAATTATTGGCCTCAATCGGGCTGTAGAAAAGTTTGAACCGGCGAGGGGCTATCGCTTTAGCACCTACAGCTGCTGGTGGATACGACAGTCCATTACGCGAGCGTTGGCTAACCAGGGTCAGAGTATTCGCATTCCTATGCACGTGGTTGAGAAGTTGAATAGGGTGAAAAAATGGCAACATCAATTTCAATTGGAATTTAATCAACCGCCTACTCAGACCGAAATGGAGCTATTTCTGGCGGAGGAGCTGGGTATGGACTTTGCTGATTTTCAAAAGCTGGTCCTGATGACGCAGCGCAATCCCAGTCTAGATGCCTCTCTCAATAATGATGATTCAGATTTCAACTTAGGCAACTCTCTCCGCGATGAGTGCCATGAGCGCGCGGTTGAGTCGCTTGAAAGCACGTACGAGCTAGAAGATATTCTAGGCCAGGCCAACCTGACTGAGCGCGAGCTGAAGGTTTTGACCCTGCACTTTAATCACAACCAGAGCTTGAATGACATCGGACGCCAGTATTTAGGCGGTGTGACCCGAGAACGGGTGCGACAGATCAAGGTCGCCGCCCTCAAGAAGTGTCGCCATGCGATCGCCCTGAGGGACTAA
- a CDS encoding NACHT domain-containing protein, with protein MISPDLISGITFWIFKSLWESRDETYKLLSQRLSQSIFYASKEYQANYIARHGFIRQEEFRPSVSLPKLYVSPSLVDQEIPASPRAKASVCYREIDYLKKLNLTYESGELTEQYKHIVIKGESGIGKTTFLKKLGLEAFRTKENQASNGCIPVFVQVAQCLKDEFNLQTMIEEEFKICGFPEYKDFVDSALRRGKLLILIDEIDAIPNQFKDGIVGKIKSFSDLYKNNRVVVACRKSLKTQALTQFHTINILGFSSAQAQKFIFKATQVQSGEVLPASACQKIWHRIGENDKATKLVVHNPFCLSIVLSLYQDSVCKLSGRTILYEKILSNLLGTSISPGTLNLFCKGSENSIEARLGILSEMAYVCLKSGRHYFHKMEIQRLYSAIVQKRSIQYDASDFASIREENLNDFIINGDESLCHFGNPLIQKILVSHYLMNSLKNLDEAINQFLDASEWKDVFIFLAGMQGADYLLSIIQKRVFSNINTSSLASFMGWVEAAAEEVCISSNQAANRCYVAFMVLEIILLFGDRSHDQVVISSILKKIKELISLLDPGCQIIHSLNAKNVDIMKLGSSQYIDPKIMKGLSLERLLDLAVILSEKAQAYKLINQRNALKLLSTISRIRHQLEGKTVSAYHRKVCERNLYKLWMTAFGMPDTFPRFTTGDLQSLHLYCRGSCLIVHCLREAFYVSGKLQDDVVQTLFTDPVVNLSTANQ; from the coding sequence ATGATTTCTCCAGATTTGATTTCAGGTATCACATTTTGGATCTTTAAGTCTCTTTGGGAAAGTCGTGACGAGACTTACAAGTTACTGAGCCAGCGTCTAAGCCAAAGCATATTTTATGCATCTAAAGAATATCAGGCCAACTATATTGCGAGGCACGGATTTATCAGGCAGGAAGAATTTAGACCGTCCGTATCACTCCCTAAACTCTATGTGTCGCCATCGCTAGTAGATCAGGAAATACCGGCCTCTCCCCGAGCAAAGGCCTCAGTCTGCTATCGAGAAATTGACTACCTGAAAAAACTAAACCTAACCTACGAGAGCGGAGAACTGACTGAGCAGTATAAGCATATAGTCATTAAAGGCGAATCAGGAATTGGCAAGACAACTTTCCTGAAAAAATTAGGATTGGAAGCCTTTAGAACGAAAGAAAACCAGGCGAGTAATGGCTGTATTCCTGTATTTGTCCAGGTAGCTCAATGTCTAAAAGATGAATTTAACCTTCAAACCATGATTGAAGAAGAATTCAAGATATGTGGTTTTCCTGAGTACAAAGATTTTGTCGACTCGGCGTTAAGGCGTGGAAAGTTGCTGATTTTAATCGACGAAATTGACGCTATACCAAATCAATTCAAGGACGGCATTGTTGGCAAAATTAAAAGTTTCTCGGATCTCTATAAAAATAATCGAGTGGTAGTGGCTTGTCGCAAGTCACTCAAGACTCAGGCTTTGACACAGTTCCATACCATTAATATATTAGGGTTCAGCAGTGCCCAAGCTCAAAAATTTATTTTCAAAGCCACCCAAGTTCAAAGTGGAGAAGTGTTACCCGCCTCGGCATGTCAAAAAATTTGGCACCGAATTGGGGAAAATGATAAAGCCACAAAACTTGTTGTTCACAACCCATTTTGTTTAAGTATTGTTCTGTCGCTTTACCAAGATTCAGTCTGTAAACTCTCCGGCCGAACCATACTGTACGAAAAGATTTTGTCAAACCTGCTGGGAACCAGTATTTCGCCAGGTACTTTAAACCTGTTTTGCAAAGGATCAGAGAATTCCATTGAGGCCCGTCTGGGAATTTTATCTGAAATGGCCTATGTTTGCCTCAAGAGTGGTAGGCATTACTTTCACAAAATGGAGATTCAGCGTCTCTACTCAGCCATTGTACAGAAGAGGTCAATTCAGTACGATGCTTCCGACTTTGCGTCTATCAGAGAAGAAAACCTGAATGATTTTATTATCAATGGAGATGAAAGCTTATGCCACTTTGGAAATCCACTAATTCAAAAAATTTTAGTCTCGCATTATTTGATGAACAGTTTGAAAAATCTGGATGAAGCAATTAATCAATTTTTAGATGCTTCTGAGTGGAAAGATGTTTTTATCTTTCTGGCCGGTATGCAAGGCGCTGACTACTTGCTTTCAATTATTCAAAAGCGTGTTTTTTCAAATATCAATACTTCCAGTCTCGCCAGCTTTATGGGTTGGGTTGAGGCTGCCGCAGAAGAGGTGTGCATATCCTCCAATCAAGCCGCCAATCGCTGCTATGTAGCATTTATGGTGCTCGAAATTATTCTGCTATTTGGCGATCGCAGTCATGATCAGGTAGTTATTTCCAGCATCCTTAAGAAAATTAAGGAGTTAATCTCTCTATTGGATCCCGGCTGTCAAATTATTCATTCGCTCAATGCCAAAAATGTGGACATTATGAAACTAGGCTCCAGTCAATATATTGATCCAAAGATAATGAAGGGTTTGTCGTTAGAGCGACTCCTTGATCTGGCTGTCATTCTTTCTGAGAAAGCTCAGGCTTATAAGCTCATAAACCAAAGAAACGCGTTGAAGCTACTGTCCACAATTTCTCGAATCCGCCATCAGTTAGAGGGGAAGACAGTATCAGCCTACCATCGCAAAGTTTGCGAAAGGAATCTGTACAAATTATGGATGACAGCTTTTGGTATGCCTGATACCTTCCCAAGGTTTACGACCGGCGACTTGCAATCCCTCCATTTGTATTGTCGAGGATCATGCTTAATCGTTCACTGCCTCAGGGAAGCTTTTTATGTATCAGGTAAGCTTCAAGATGATGTAGTTCAAACCTTGTTTACAGATCCTGTCGTCAACCTTTCCACTGCAAACCAGTAA
- a CDS encoding cell division protein SepF: MSSYYSENHSYYPSEVTNTTTPTYNRQVFKQNSPTEIVILEPSAFTEISEAIQALRNQQMVVLNLMQMDFEEAQRCIDFLAGGILMFDGTVEKIDQKIFIFAPPSAEIISETHQTQSEDSSWASAEYPNQPYYRQTDTTTRQDYPIYQVS; encoded by the coding sequence ATGAGCTCATATTACTCAGAGAACCACAGCTACTACCCCAGCGAAGTGACGAATACCACTACGCCAACCTATAATCGCCAGGTGTTTAAACAAAATTCCCCGACTGAAATAGTGATTTTAGAACCTAGCGCATTCACAGAAATTTCAGAGGCTATTCAAGCGTTGAGAAATCAACAAATGGTTGTTCTTAACTTGATGCAGATGGATTTTGAGGAGGCCCAGCGCTGCATCGATTTTTTGGCAGGGGGAATACTCATGTTTGATGGAACTGTCGAAAAGATTGACCAGAAAATTTTCATTTTTGCCCCTCCCAGTGCCGAGATTATTTCGGAAACTCACCAAACTCAGTCCGAAGATTCCTCCTGGGCATCCGCTGAATATCCCAACCAACCTTACTATCGGCAGACCGATACCACTACTCGCCAGGATTACCCCATCTACCAAGTTTCTTAA
- a CDS encoding helix-turn-helix domain-containing protein codes for MPIRWKLHEVMARKRMRNKDLAEYLDITENSVYRLRKADDMPRLTPQRLEGICAALQCQPGAFMVLGLPVLLHPYANSLEAT; via the coding sequence ATGCCAATTCGCTGGAAGCTACATGAGGTGATGGCGAGAAAGCGCATGCGCAACAAGGATCTCGCTGAATACCTGGACATTACGGAAAACTCGGTTTACCGCCTGCGGAAGGCAGATGATATGCCTCGCCTGACGCCTCAGCGTTTAGAAGGCATCTGCGCGGCCTTGCAGTGCCAACCCGGTGCTTTTATGGTTTTGGGCTTACCTGTACTGCTGCACCCCTATGCCAATTCGCTGGAAGCTACATGA
- a CDS encoding helix-turn-helix domain-containing protein yields the protein MPIRWKLHEVMARKRMRNKDLAEYLDITENSVYRLRKADDMPRLTPQRLEGICAALQCQPGELLVWVPEEVPLPGSVLSQDVAPPVGESVPYSSVIVQQSQLDQRNISKLALQRLTQHYQTILALAWRGYMEYGPGAVVFTDLDDGPKLAFIERQNLTDRNCLDAIDQLDPKLSAVVLYYETLDYTSSDYDLLTLTGPKSPPECFALSYRP from the coding sequence ATGCCAATTCGCTGGAAGCTACATGAGGTGATGGCGAGAAAGCGCATGCGCAACAAGGATCTCGCTGAATACCTGGACATTACGGAAAACTCGGTTTACCGCCTGCGGAAGGCAGATGATATGCCTCGCCTGACGCCTCAGCGTTTAGAAGGCATCTGCGCGGCCTTGCAGTGCCAACCCGGTGAGTTGCTAGTATGGGTGCCTGAGGAAGTGCCGCTGCCGGGGTCTGTGCTGAGTCAGGATGTTGCTCCCCCTGTGGGCGAGTCTGTGCCCTACAGTTCAGTGATTGTGCAGCAATCCCAACTGGATCAGAGAAACATTTCTAAGCTGGCCCTACAGCGTCTGACCCAGCACTATCAAACCATTCTGGCCTTAGCCTGGCGGGGCTATATGGAGTATGGGCCGGGAGCTGTAGTGTTTACTGATCTGGATGACGGACCCAAATTGGCCTTTATTGAACGGCAGAATCTCACCGATCGCAATTGCCTGGACGCTATCGATCAACTCGATCCCAAGCTTTCAGCAGTGGTTCTGTACTATGAAACCCTGGATTACACGAGCTCTGACTACGATCTCCTGACGCTGACCGGCCCTAAGTCGCCCCCCGAGTGTTTCGCCCTGAGCTACCGACCTTAG